The Humulus lupulus chromosome 7, drHumLupu1.1, whole genome shotgun sequence region AGCGTGCAGTTAATTCTTTTGTGCTTGCATCATTTTGAATTTGGAAAAGTTTGCTAATGACTATCTGTATTCCACCTTATTTCATAGTCAATTTGAAGAAAAGTTTGAGGAGATTGATGGGGTTCAGGTCCCTGCAAACTTTCCATCAAGTTCTGGGGTTAATGAGAACCCAGCAACAACAATGGCTACGATTGATAGAGGCAAGGAGGACATGAAATTGCAGAGACAATATGATCATGAAATTTGTGCTGATCCTACTGCCCCACAGGATTCTGTGAGTGGGATCATGAAGATTGTTCCCTCAGATGTTGATGTAAGTTTTATCTTTGACATTGTCTGAGGGATATAACAGCTCACAGAATTACTTTAGCCATCATTATTTACCAGATTTTAGACAGAGTCAAAAGCAGGATGTCCAGATTTTaagattattattaatattttgattaacttatttttaaatttaaagcaCTTTCAAAAGTTTATGATTGAATCTTCAAGAAATATGTTACTACTTAAGGAACAAGTTAATCCGAGTTTTGATGTTTTCTGTTTCTTTGCTCAGAGTGAGGCGGACTACTGGCTCTTGACAGATGCTGCTGATGTTAGCATCACAGACATGTGGAACACAGAACGTATCCTCTTCTTTGTGATATTTGCTTCATTCATTTAAAATCCTATATGTTGCTACTCAGCTTTTACTTATCTTGAGActctaaaattttgaatttttcttGACACTTAGCTATAGCTTCAGTGGAATGGAATGACTTTGTGCTACCTGAAGACTATCCCGCTGTTACTGTTGGCACGCCAAAGCCTCAGACGCCGCCTTCCAATCCAACGGAAGTGCCGTCTACTGTGAATCATACAGGCAGCTGAAACTTGTGAAAGAAAAATTGTGTTTGATCCATTCAGGAGAACCTATGATGTCCAACTAAGCCCCTTGTGCACACGCTTGTGACTTCTAGGGTTGGATGGAAGGTCCCATGTCTCTGGAAACTTGAGAACAGAAAGAAGATACTATGATAGAGGCAGTTGACTCGTATTGTACAGTTGAGTAATATACATAATCCATGTACCTACTTGCAAATAAGTTGTAATTTGTTGTCAAATCTGTGTATATTATCAATTAACCCAACTAACATCTAGTATGGATGGATCTGGTTAGTGATCTTTTAACAATCAACAAGAGGCGTTTATCATCTTatgctttttatttttatttttttttcaatttaccCTGTTTATGAGCTATGTAGGATACAGGCAAATTAAGTTTAACAATAGCATAACTTAACTACTGAGCACGCGGCAATAAAATTTTGtattatatgattgtgttgtGACACAAGTATAGATAGTTTACATTAATGCAATACTACGATTAACAGATAAGACTGATGTATTTTGAACAAGAGTTTCTAACATTCTAAAAGGGgtaaatatgaaaaagaaaaaaagaaacaaaaaaggggCTGACTGAATGACAACCCTAGTCTTCTTTATCGACTTTCTTTCCAATCCAACTGGCAACTATGGGTGTAAGAGCTACCGTTGGTGGGAACCTTATTGGAGACGCAGCCTTGTGTGCAGCATAAGCCAAAGCAAAAGTTCCCACTTTCTCTCCTGTCTCGCTAGCAGAGATTCCCACCTTTAAGAAaccaagaaagaaaaaagagTGAGTGAGCATAATTCTTATCCCCCTATTTATGCATTTTCTTCTGATGAATGCTATGTGTATCTAGACTAAACAAACGTGGCATTGATTTGATATTATAATAATGCTTTGTTTGGAATTGTTATGGTGTACCTTTTGCAGCAAAGCCTGGACATCAACACCAGCATTAATTAGAACATAACAGAGAGAAAAGGAGATGAGAGAGAGTGTAATGGAGGTGGCTAAATAAGCTCCTCCATATTTTGTAAGCAGCTCTTTCGCTTGATCTCCCTTTGATTTCTTTTTTTCCCCACCTTcgttttcttcatcttttgagcTGAATATCTGTATATAAAAATTAACAATTTTCATAAACAAGAGAAATAAACGGTAAATTAGACCAATGTACTCCAATTTTAAAATGTCATTTTGGGttttatatatgattgaaatttAACTAAAAAGAAAATGTAATTGTTTGTGGGTGTTTGAatatatttatttgtgattttaatgcACAAGGAGtgagaagaacaaaataaagaagaGGATATCAATTGGGGGTTATAAATAAGATTAGGAAGTACCAGACTGACTCTCCCCCCGCCCCCCCACACCCCTCTCTCCCTCTTCAAATTATATCAGCTAAAAAACCCCCGTATACCAATTCAATTTGAAATAAAACCAAATATAATCCATAGCCATAAGAAAAAGTTATACCTTCCAGAGACCAGCTTCGAGGCCCAACTTTTTAGTAATTTCCTCAGCAGAAACGTTTTCGTCTGTTTTCTGCTTGAGAGCTctaatttgaagagaagaggaagaagtGGGTTTAGAAATGGGCGAAGAAGAAAAGCAAGAGTGACGACGGATGTGTCTCAGGTTCAGCTGACCCTTATCCACCAAACTTGACGCTGAGGAAATGGGAGAAGAGACTAGAagtgctgctgctgctgttgtcATTCTTGGCCGTACACAACGCAAGATTTTCTCAAGAAAACTAAGTTAAGATTTTAAATTATTGCTTTATTATTTTTTCCTTGCCTTCGGTATCACTTGGAGACATAATAAAGACGAAGAGAAAGATGAGGTAATATGCGGTATACGTCTTCAATTTGATAACATATGCTTAAAtaagaaattatttttagtattaGGCGAAATTATTCCTAAATATTATATCTATGGATGTCAAAATGGTATGGAAATACCATATTATCCATATTATTTAAAGTTTACTTGATTTTTTTTagataatatttatatgtataaataGGGGTCTATCCCTATtgaaataaaacacaaaaattttactCTCTCTCTAAATTTCTCTATTactctctctatttttttttatactttatatttcagtattcttaatagttttataacacgTTATCAGCACGATTCTCTAACTATAATTGTTTGTAGGTTCAAAATTTTATCATGGGTTTTTAGCGATCATCATTCGTtggaatttgaaattgattattcaGTCTTCAACCATCATCCTATGTTGATATCAAAATTCATTATCAAGTCTCTAGTCATCATAATTCATTgaggtaaaaatattttattgcgaatgtatgtttatatgattaccatattatatgttttgataataaaaaaattctatatGTGAGTTGTTATTTCATTATTGTGATAGTATTAGATGGTTTTATATCTTGTtatcataaatatgattatattcatatatctctatataaaaagtgtgtagataacagaaattattggttttaatagttttaaaatttttttccgttaactttaatggaatattcttatatttaacagaatattcttatatttaacggtagattgtaaacatgacttaaacttaaataaaattaattaaataaattgttgTTCGTATTTTTTCCTTCGACACATGGCAACTCACAATGACTGGCTTGGACGGTCTTAGACGTCTTCGGGGTATGTTACCCCTCGGGGGCTTTGTTTGAGGTGAAGATCCTTTTAGGTAAGGTCGCTTGTCTCCGCCAGTGGGTAATGTAGAATACTCTCCGAGGCTTGCCCTCGGAGACAGAGGTTCTCTGGCTCAGGCAATTAAAGCTAAGGCTCTCCTCCCCCCAGTTGTCTCCCAGGTCCGAGTTTCCGGTTCTCGGACCTAAGATGAGGcgccaggtgtcagccagtgCGAGTTTATAGCATCAGCGGAGCACCTGACAACCTTTTAGGCGATCCGCCTACAGTGTTGTCGATTCTACGATTCGACAATTTGCATTCCCATTACGCCGTCTGACACGAAAATACGTACAACATGCCCTGACAGcaccaggggcatgttccccataaagtaggtaccttttCTACAGTGGGCCCCGCAGATCTCGCTTGGGCCGTGGTCTCTATTTAATGCGGTCCAATGTATTGAATTTGTATTAATCCCTCAATAACAGGaagaatgtatattaattacaaatgattagtattaattacTCCAGCATCTATAAATAGAGCtgagagtctcattgtaaagggttcggttTTTTTTTATAGAGAAAgcaccttgtactcagagcaatctaaacgctgtttgagaatacaccattggagcttGCCATCACATACTTctaatcctcttaataccagaaaTTCGTGAAATAGGGTTATTTTATaacttgaaccatgtaaaaatccttgtgttcatattgcttgtttctttaatctttttttatttttaaggttgatagtgaaaaagacagtcaacataaataattaaacaaattaaaatatgatatttttgagatattttacaatgataattatttaaaaataataaaaccatatattttataacttaaataaaatttaatgaaacttaaacttaatattatattaaacatataatatataatcttttgttgtcactgccaaattaaaaaaatagaataatcataaacttaaacaaaaataaatatattaattaactaaaatatgatattttaaagatattttatgataatttaaataattaaatcatatttatttaaaaataataaagacatacatatcattttttttatcttataaatttgtgtgatattttgttttttatcaagtgattgaagctatttttcttcatcaaattcaccaaaggacattgtgagataccttagaaactaaaaatagttgaaggatgtatactactgtctacaatatgactttttctattcttattttatttctattattaatttctttttaaatattattgtattttatatgtaTGTCatatagtcatgtaaatatatatttatgtcaacgttgtgtttagatgtcatatatgtagagattattgatacaaatatttatatatattataaaagtataattcattctattatatatatatatatttaagaaaaaCAGTGAATcagattttattaaaattatagacattgTTTAGAACTTTGAAACTAAACAAACTtgtattgcacgttgcttctacctagtatatatatgtgtgttctTACTATTTCACATATTGATTTCACTATAgaatttattttatagttatttataatatttacatTAGAAATTGTAATGTCAAATATCTGACATATTGAgaagaaaaataattatttatagatcTTCACAAGTTCTTGCTTATATCCTGAAGATTATTTAAAAGTGATATTCATCATTATAATTGTTGATTaagatatatattattaaaacataaatatatatacaatattgAAAAAGAAATATAATTACTAAAGATTTGTGATATTTTAGCAAATATTCCCTGAAGTGAATATTTCATATTTGTCAATAATATTACATTTATGAATACAATTAAAGAACATTTAAAATGTTGTATGATTAATGCCAGTGGAGACTGATTTCTGAAGTCCCAAAagtaattttttagaaaattgcatcaaaatatcaaaatatgaaatgatgaaaatataattaaagaaaaaGGTAAAGATTCagtaaaaatacatttgattattgaattgaatatatatgaATTGTACAACGAA contains the following coding sequences:
- the LOC133788932 gene encoding uncharacterized protein LOC133788932, with the translated sequence MTTAAAALLVSSPISSASSLVDKGQLNLRHIRRHSCFSSSPISKPTSSSSLQIRALKQKTDENVSAEEITKKLGLEAGLWKIFSSKDEENEGGEKKKSKGDQAKELLTKYGGAYLATSITLSLISFSLCYVLINAGVDVQALLQKVGISASETGEKVGTFALAYAAHKAASPIRFPPTVALTPIVASWIGKKVDKED